From a single Rosa rugosa chromosome 7, drRosRugo1.1, whole genome shotgun sequence genomic region:
- the LOC133721523 gene encoding probable fructokinase-6, chloroplastic isoform X2, with amino-acid sequence MAVSSSPALWSSASLLLSSPPRLCFTRRTLRPSSAFSSPPLPSIARGKAFPGDAVLDTKESPLVVCFGEMLIDFVPTTNGLSLAEAPAFKKAAGGAPANVAVGIARLGGSSAFIGKVGEDEFGYMLADILKENNVNNEGMRFDPGARTALAFVTLRSDGEREFMFYRNPSADMLLQEAELDFDLIRKAKILHYGSISLITEPCKSAHIAAAKAAKEAGVVLSYDPNLRLPLWPSAKSAREGILSIWETADIIKISEEEISFLTEGEDPFDETVVRKLYHPNLNLLLVTEGPDGCRYYTKEFSGRVKGMKVDAVDTTGAGDAFVAGILSQLAVDLSLIQSRNPVMRKSKPRKVI; translated from the exons ATGGCTGTTTCTTCAAGTCCCGCTCTGTGGTCGAGTgcttctctcctcctctcttcGCCTCCTCGCCTATGTTTCACTCGACGGACTCTCAGACCCTCCTCCGCCTTTTCTTCTCCACCTCTCCCTTCCATTGCCCGAG GAAAAGCATTTCCAGGAGATGCGGTCCTAGACACGAAAGAATCCCCCCTTGTGGTTTGTTTCGGGGAGATGCTAATTGATTTCGTCCCAACCACCAATGGACTTTCATTGGCCGAAGCACCTGCATTTAAAAAAGCTGCTGGAGGAGCCCCTGCTAATGTTGCAGTTGGCATAGCTCGTCTTGGTGGCTCATCAGCCTTTATTGGGAAG GTGGGCGAAGATGAATTTGGATACATGCTTGCTGATATATTAAAGGAGAATAATGTCAACAATGAAGGGATGCGTTTTGATCCTGGTGCACGAACTGCTTTAGCATTTGTTACGTTGAGGAGTGATGGGGAACGTGAGTTCATGTTTTATCGTAATCCTAGTGCTGATATGTTGCTTCAAGAAGCTGAACTTGATTTTGATTTAATAAGGAAG GCAAAAATCTTGCACTATGGTTCTATAAGTCTTATTACAGAACCATGCAAGTCCGCCCATATTGCAGCAGCAAAAGCTGCAAAGGAAGCTGGTGTTGTTTTATCATATGATCCCAACCTCAGGCTTCCGTTGTGGCCTTCTGCAAAGAGTGCCCGAGAAGGAATTTTGAGTATATGGGAGACTGCTGATATTATCAAG aTAAGTGAAGAAGAGATTTCTTTTCTAacagaaggagaagatccaTTTGATGAAACTGTCGTTCGCAAATTGTACCATCCAAATCTTAATTTACTACTTGTCACTGAAGGCCCCGATGGTTGTAGATACTACACCAAG GAGTTCAGTGGAAGAGTCAAGGGTATGAAGGTAGATGCCGTGGACACAACGGGTGCTGGGGATGCATTTGTAGCTGGAATACTATCCCAACTAGCAGTTGATCTCTCTTTGATTCAG AGTCGCAACCCAGTGATGAGGAAAAGTAAACCAAGGAAAGTAATATGA
- the LOC133721523 gene encoding probable fructokinase-6, chloroplastic isoform X1, protein MAVSSSPALWSSASLLLSSPPRLCFTRRTLRPSSAFSSPPLPSIARGKAFPGDAVLDTKESPLVVCFGEMLIDFVPTTNGLSLAEAPAFKKAAGGAPANVAVGIARLGGSSAFIGKVGEDEFGYMLADILKENNVNNEGMRFDPGARTALAFVTLRSDGEREFMFYRNPSADMLLQEAELDFDLIRKAKILHYGSISLITEPCKSAHIAAAKAAKEAGVVLSYDPNLRLPLWPSAKSAREGILSIWETADIIKISEEEISFLTEGEDPFDETVVRKLYHPNLNLLLVTEGPDGCRYYTKEFSGRVKGMKVDAVDTTGAGDAFVAGILSQLAVDLSLIQNEDKLRDALLFANACGALTVTGRGAIPALPTREAVLDVMFKSVA, encoded by the exons ATGGCTGTTTCTTCAAGTCCCGCTCTGTGGTCGAGTgcttctctcctcctctcttcGCCTCCTCGCCTATGTTTCACTCGACGGACTCTCAGACCCTCCTCCGCCTTTTCTTCTCCACCTCTCCCTTCCATTGCCCGAG GAAAAGCATTTCCAGGAGATGCGGTCCTAGACACGAAAGAATCCCCCCTTGTGGTTTGTTTCGGGGAGATGCTAATTGATTTCGTCCCAACCACCAATGGACTTTCATTGGCCGAAGCACCTGCATTTAAAAAAGCTGCTGGAGGAGCCCCTGCTAATGTTGCAGTTGGCATAGCTCGTCTTGGTGGCTCATCAGCCTTTATTGGGAAG GTGGGCGAAGATGAATTTGGATACATGCTTGCTGATATATTAAAGGAGAATAATGTCAACAATGAAGGGATGCGTTTTGATCCTGGTGCACGAACTGCTTTAGCATTTGTTACGTTGAGGAGTGATGGGGAACGTGAGTTCATGTTTTATCGTAATCCTAGTGCTGATATGTTGCTTCAAGAAGCTGAACTTGATTTTGATTTAATAAGGAAG GCAAAAATCTTGCACTATGGTTCTATAAGTCTTATTACAGAACCATGCAAGTCCGCCCATATTGCAGCAGCAAAAGCTGCAAAGGAAGCTGGTGTTGTTTTATCATATGATCCCAACCTCAGGCTTCCGTTGTGGCCTTCTGCAAAGAGTGCCCGAGAAGGAATTTTGAGTATATGGGAGACTGCTGATATTATCAAG aTAAGTGAAGAAGAGATTTCTTTTCTAacagaaggagaagatccaTTTGATGAAACTGTCGTTCGCAAATTGTACCATCCAAATCTTAATTTACTACTTGTCACTGAAGGCCCCGATGGTTGTAGATACTACACCAAG GAGTTCAGTGGAAGAGTCAAGGGTATGAAGGTAGATGCCGTGGACACAACGGGTGCTGGGGATGCATTTGTAGCTGGAATACTATCCCAACTAGCAGTTGATCTCTCTTTGATTCAG AACGAGGACAAACTGAGAGATGCACTTCTGTTTGCTAATGCTTGTGGTGCTTTGACTGTGACGGGAAGAGGAGCTATTCCGGCTTTGCCAACTAGAGAAGCTGTGCTGGATGTCATGTTCAAGTCTGTAGCATAG
- the LOC133721524 gene encoding polcalcin Che a 3-like yields MAEEDPKEKADRERIFKHFDTNGDGKISSDELGDALKALGCVSPEEIKFMMEEIDTDGDGFISYEEYISFALANRGLMKDIAKIF; encoded by the coding sequence ATGGCTGAAGAAGATCCCAAAGAAAAGGCCGACCGTGAGCGCATTTTCAAGCACTTCGACACCAATGGCGATGGCAAAATCTCATCAGATGAGCTAGGGGATGCATTGAAAGCCCTTGGATGCGTTTCACCAGAAGAAATTAAATTCATGATGGAAGAGATTGACACCGACGGCGACGGCTTCATTTCTTACGAGGAGTATATATCTTTTGCACTTGCTAACCGTGGTCTAATGAAGGACATTGCCAAGATATTTTAA
- the LOC133721082 gene encoding probable serine/threonine-protein kinase PBL7 isoform X1, whose protein sequence is MSFSQDTLRGSREPPNVNAPYTCSSSLVSDHYCHHNELTVKTILKKMLRELGLSCFLPPPPQTRTQNEDDDDDSNGSKKMSLEHNKAWLLAESGGCGADLTSADPQSVHSSFRFSFCSQVELESLNMTSSSAATVLMVNLDNGLCESKAKELKWRRFESLERSISPMANTLVRFSFAQIHAATRNFSQGRVLGRGALSCVFRGRVGILRTVMAIKRLDKEDKESSKAFCRELMISSSLHNPNVTPLLGFCIDPEEGLFLVYKYVSGGSLERHLHEKKRGVQGSSALSWSVRHKVAIGIAEAIAYLHNGTERCIVHRDIKPSNILLSSKKTPKLCDFGLATWTSAPSVPFLCKTVKGTFGYLAPEYFQHGKISDKTDVYAFGVVLLELITGRKPIEARRPQGEENLVLWAKPLLHKGKGAIEELLDPRLKCTLTNSNQIGRMIEAAAACITSEESRRPNIGEIIAILKGEEEPIYSKRKKSGFLGNGLVVDCYSQLQQTNSEMKSHLALAMLGVSEFEDDDHLYGR, encoded by the exons ATGAGCTTTTCCCAAGACACTTTGAGAGGCTCTAGAGAGCCACCCAATGTTAATGCACCATACACTTGCTCCTCCTCCCTAGTCTCAGATCACTACTGTCACCACAATGAGCTCACAGTCAAAACCATTTTGAAGAAGATGCTTAGGGAGCTTGGCCTGTCCTGTTTTCTTCCTCCACCTCCACAAACAAGAACCCaaaatgaagatgatgatgacgaCAGCAATGGCAGCAAGAAGATGAGTTTGGAGCACAACAAGGCATGGCTGCTAGCAGAGTCAGGTGGGTGTGGAGCAGACTTGACTAGTGCTGATCCACAATCAGTTCACTCCTCTTTCAGGTTCAGCTTCTGCTCTCAAGTTGAGCTTGAGTCTTTGAACATGACCTCCTCTTCTGCTGCCACTGTTCTGATGGTCAACTTGGACAATGGCTTGTGCGAGTCCAAAGCTAAAGAATTGAAATGGAGGAGATTCGAGTCGTTAGAGAGAAGCATATCCCCAATGGCCAACACTTTGGTTCGATTCAGCTTCGCCCAAATTCATGCCGCCACTCGCAATTTCTCACAAG GCAGAGTTTTGGGGAGAGGAGCTTTGAGCTGTGTGTTTAGGGGTAGAGTTGGGATTTTGAGGACAGTTATGGCAATCAAGCGATTGGACAAGGAAGATAAGGAGTCTTCTAAGGCGTTTTGTAGAGAGTTGATGATTTCTAGCTCTCTTCACAACCCAAATGTAACACCTCTTTTGGGGTTTTGCATAGATCCAGAGGAGGGCTTGTTTTTGGTTTACAAGTATGTCTCTGGGGGAAGCCTAGAGCGTCACTTGCATG AGAAAAAGAGGGGAGTGCAGGGCTCTTCAGCACTTTCTTGGTCTGTAAGGCATAAAGTTGCAATAGGAATAGCAGAGGCAATTGCATATCTACATAATGGCACCGAAAGGTGCATTGTTCACAGAGACATCAAACCCTCAAACATTCTCCTTTCTTCGAAGAAAACACCCAAG TTATGTGATTTTGGATTAGCCACATGGACTTCTGCACCTTCAGTTCCTTTCCTTTGCAAAACGGTCAAAGGAACATTTGG TTACTTAGCTCCTGAGTATTTCCAACATGGAAAGATATCAGATAAAACTGATGTTTATGCTTTTGGTGTCGTCTTGCTGGAGTTGATAACGGGAAGGAAGCCAATTGAAGCAAGAAGGCCACAAGGAGAAGAAAACTTGGTTCTGTGG GCAAAACCTCTCTTGCATAAAGGTAAAGGTGCTATCGAAGAGTTGCTTGATCCTCGGCTAAAATGCACTTTGACAAATTCAAATCAAATAGGGCGGATGATTGAAGCTGCAGCCGCCTGCATAACTAGTGAAGAATCTCGGAGGCCAAACATTGGTGAGATAATTGCAATACTTAAAGGGGAAGAAGAGCCTATTTACTCCAAGAGAAAGAAGTCTGGTTTTCTGGGAAATGGGTTGGTCGTTGATTGTTATTCTCAATTACAGCAAACAAATAGTGAGATGAAGAGTCACCTAGCTTTGGCTATGCTCGGAGTTTCTGAGTTTGAGGATGATGATCATCTTTACGGACGTTGA
- the LOC133721082 gene encoding probable serine/threonine-protein kinase PBL7 isoform X2 codes for MSFSQDTLRGSREPPNVNAPYTCSSSLVSDHYCHHNELTVKTILKKMLRELGLSCFLPPPPQTRTQNEDDDDDSNGSKKMSLEHNKAWLLAESGGCGADLTSADPQSVHSSFRFSFCSQVELESLNMTSSSAATVLMVNLDNGLCESKAKELKWRRFESLERSISPMANTLVRFSFAQIHAATRNFSQGRVLGRGALSCVFRGRVGILRTVMAIKRLDKEDKESSKAFCRELMISSSLHNPNVTPLLGFCIDPEEGLFLVYKYVSGGSLERHLHEKKRGVQGSSALSWSVRHKVAIGIAEAIAYLHNGTERCIVHRDIKPSNILLSSKKTPKLCDFGLATWTSAPSVPFLCKTVKGTFGYLAPEYFQHGKISDKTDVYAFGVVLLELITGRKPIEARRPQGEENLVLWASYSIGAHFSYQGC; via the exons ATGAGCTTTTCCCAAGACACTTTGAGAGGCTCTAGAGAGCCACCCAATGTTAATGCACCATACACTTGCTCCTCCTCCCTAGTCTCAGATCACTACTGTCACCACAATGAGCTCACAGTCAAAACCATTTTGAAGAAGATGCTTAGGGAGCTTGGCCTGTCCTGTTTTCTTCCTCCACCTCCACAAACAAGAACCCaaaatgaagatgatgatgacgaCAGCAATGGCAGCAAGAAGATGAGTTTGGAGCACAACAAGGCATGGCTGCTAGCAGAGTCAGGTGGGTGTGGAGCAGACTTGACTAGTGCTGATCCACAATCAGTTCACTCCTCTTTCAGGTTCAGCTTCTGCTCTCAAGTTGAGCTTGAGTCTTTGAACATGACCTCCTCTTCTGCTGCCACTGTTCTGATGGTCAACTTGGACAATGGCTTGTGCGAGTCCAAAGCTAAAGAATTGAAATGGAGGAGATTCGAGTCGTTAGAGAGAAGCATATCCCCAATGGCCAACACTTTGGTTCGATTCAGCTTCGCCCAAATTCATGCCGCCACTCGCAATTTCTCACAAG GCAGAGTTTTGGGGAGAGGAGCTTTGAGCTGTGTGTTTAGGGGTAGAGTTGGGATTTTGAGGACAGTTATGGCAATCAAGCGATTGGACAAGGAAGATAAGGAGTCTTCTAAGGCGTTTTGTAGAGAGTTGATGATTTCTAGCTCTCTTCACAACCCAAATGTAACACCTCTTTTGGGGTTTTGCATAGATCCAGAGGAGGGCTTGTTTTTGGTTTACAAGTATGTCTCTGGGGGAAGCCTAGAGCGTCACTTGCATG AGAAAAAGAGGGGAGTGCAGGGCTCTTCAGCACTTTCTTGGTCTGTAAGGCATAAAGTTGCAATAGGAATAGCAGAGGCAATTGCATATCTACATAATGGCACCGAAAGGTGCATTGTTCACAGAGACATCAAACCCTCAAACATTCTCCTTTCTTCGAAGAAAACACCCAAG TTATGTGATTTTGGATTAGCCACATGGACTTCTGCACCTTCAGTTCCTTTCCTTTGCAAAACGGTCAAAGGAACATTTGG TTACTTAGCTCCTGAGTATTTCCAACATGGAAAGATATCAGATAAAACTGATGTTTATGCTTTTGGTGTCGTCTTGCTGGAGTTGATAACGGGAAGGAAGCCAATTGAAGCAAGAAGGCCACAAGGAGAAGAAAACTTGGTTCTGTGG GCCAGTTACTCAATTGGTGCACACTTTTCTTACCAAGGGTGTTAA